GTCCAGCAATCAGTCCATTTAAACAATGGGAAGCTAATTATGATAGTTCACACTgaggaaagcaataaataaaaggcaaaaaaaagcaaatagatgGCTCTCCAGTAGTAATTGGGTTTTGCTTTAATTCTGAAATTACATTTGGctttatgttttcaaaatcagAGTTTTGACTCTCGGGCTCAGATACATCCACTTTCATATGGACCTTTTTGTCTCTCATCTGAAGTGTTCAACAACAACAGAATAACCTATTGAGACAATTGCTTTActaaaaaaatactttacagcatttttttaatatttaaaacttgaAAGCCAAAATATACAATGCAAATACAGACCATACCACAATGATACAAGGAGTGACACATTTTATTTGCTTCACTGTGAAATACTTACCAAATAACACCACTACATATGAGAGAGAAAACTTCTGATTGTTCTCCATGTAGCTAGAATGATTTTTTAATACATAACTTAATGATAGCTTTTTCCTACTACAGCTGGTTCTATTTGATAACtcaaaactaaaaccaaattaattaattGTACCTGAGGTAAAAATTCTCTCACCAGAACTAATGCTCTTCTGAATGCAGCATCCCCTGCTTCGTTCTGTTCTACCACATGGCTAATCAATCCTATTGATTTTGCTTCTTCACCACCTACAATGCGTGCAGAGAAGATTAGTTCTTTAGCCAAAGATACACCAATTATGCGAGGTAACCTCTGTGTCCCCCCTAcagtttggaaaaacagaaaatgcaagtaTTAGTTTTACAtccatttattctgaaaaagtaAATGCCTTAttcaattcaaatatttttattttttaattctataaaCAATTACGTGAACATACAGCAATTATAGTACCATACAAAGACATTCCTAAAAGCCTTATTCAGTTTTGAAACTTTAtctaaaaggaaatttttttttcctgcatcttagaaaataactgaaaagagctaataTTAATAAAGATTCTGTTTGATTAAAGACAAGCTACCTTATTCATAGCAGCCTAATGCTGAAGGAAAACTACTTGCCAGTAAGTGATCATATCTAAatattctgcttctttttaaCAGTCTATATGTTTTATGATATTAATCACCACAATATGAACACTTTTGAAGAACTATGTGAAACATAACATGGACTGTAGTCCATGCTAATATGTGCATATATTGGGGTTAATAAAAATTTCTACCCAAAAGAACTAAACCCACTAGATAaggtttttaaaaagccatgGTCTCTTCTCTCCTTACTTCCATCTTACTGTTGAAATCTAAAGCCCGACTACAGAAATTAGGAAAGGACAATGACAGGTGTGGATCAGCAGAGAAATGCACCTACCATTAGTTACCTTTTCTTACTATGCTAAAAAATCATTTGGCAGACTATAATTTTGAGATGATCAACAAGCAGTAAATACATTAACCAGATATGTGAAGATTGCTTAGTTATACTGAGAATGAACTTTCCAGAATTATCAAACAATGAGAATGTAGGAATaatcattatttaaatttaagaagTATACTCAAATCTCAGAAGCAGATATTTGTATGAATCAAAAACCTGGAAATAGCCTTTATCCAGCAGAATGGACTTTGAAACTATACCAGGTCTACTGCTTTGACATGGATCAGAAACAAATATTCAATCTATTTATACAGgctataaataaaaatttctttccaaatagAGCTATTTCTGCAAGGacattttaacatattaaaatataaatatatgtatatatgcaacaGGAATATTTACAGGATATGTTCAAGGGGAGGTGGTACAACAGTGGATAAATGTGTGTTCAACAAATATAAAATAGATTAATTTCCACTAGATAATGGCAGACTAATCCAGTATTTTATTGAAGCCATAAAATTCTTATACCgatgttttttgaaaatatttaaatacaccCATGAGACAAAATAAACTGActggaaacaaaaagtttttGTGCTTCAGTGATTCAGCTTTCAACTATTATTTATTATGAACCACAAACTTCAGTACTACTGTATTCCTTTTCATAAAAACATACCTGGCTTTGAACACATTACTTCATACAAAAATGCAGGAGGTTTGGCGgatttctgccttatttttttcaagaatacTACAAAATCATGATTTATAACAAAAACTGAGAtatattttcagagctgaaactGGAAGAACTCAAAAGATGCTAACATCCATAatagttaaaatactttttttagaATAGCAACATTACTAAATACAAACAATGTGGTATTCTCAATGGTCCTACCACTGTGAGATGATTTTAGCAAAACCGTCCTAATGCTCAAGGACAATGGGCAACAGCAAGAGGAACTTTTGTTTGATAAGTCTCCAATAGTTGTCAGCTTCTGTCACCTCAATAGCAGTCATTCTGTGTCTATTCTCCCATGTCAAAGTGATAATgattaaagagcaaaaaagcagACTATAGGTTATGTTGTTTGGCTGCCTCCCACACTGTAAAGCCATTAAGCAGAGAAGCATGTCATTTGATTAATATTCACTGAATAGAAGCCAACAGTTCAATGCATCAATCATATATATTCAGTAGTAGGAATAagacatatacacacacaaaagcataAGGCTAAATTAATCAAATGCAAACAGCACATCAAAATATACATAAGCTATGTACATTTATGAGGAAAACACAGACAATATGCTGCAGATAAATGTTATGTTTTGGTGATACACAAAGAACATATAGTTCCTGCCAACTACAATCAGAGCTAAAGGAAGTAACACCCAGCCTTCAAAGACATTACTTAAGCAAGGCATTTCATCTAAATGTAGAACAGAATTTGATGGAAGAATAGTTGTTTCATCTTGACAAATTTAATGACATGTTATTTCAAGGACTAGTGATCTGGTATTACTCTGTGTTAATAAAAGTATTTGACATACAGTTGCACTGTAAATGCACTCTTATCTGAGATACTATATATTCAATGTCGTAATAATTGTAAACAGCAGTTTTAGATGAAACTCCAGTCCATGTGAAAAGACACAGTAAATACAAGACTGCTAACTACTGGTATGAAAATTGTTAACCAATATTTTTGCTCAACAAATAGTTGattttgaa
Above is a genomic segment from Mycteria americana isolate JAX WOST 10 ecotype Jacksonville Zoo and Gardens chromosome Z unlocalized genomic scaffold, USCA_MyAme_1.0 Scaffold_18, whole genome shotgun sequence containing:
- the LOC142402869 gene encoding methylglutaconyl-CoA hydratase, mitochondrial-like, yielding MCSKPGGTQRLPRIIGVSLAKELIFSARIVGGEEAKSIGLISHVVEQNEAGDAAFRRALVLVREFLPQGPLAIRVAKLAINQGTEVNLVTGFATEEACYAQVYYSNKRRIEGLLAFKEKRPPCYKGE